A single genomic interval of Acidimicrobiia bacterium harbors:
- a CDS encoding ROK family protein produces MAGRRPHNPVVAGPLLGSIEAGGTKWVCAVGSGPDDIVAETRIPTTSPSETLGEVLEFFSRYPAMEAMGVASFGPLELRPTHPKFGFITSTPKPGWSDTDLVGVLEEGFDIPIGIDTDVNGAALAEGTWGAAVGFTSYVYLTVGTGVGGGAVLNGKTVRGLVHPEMGHVSVRRHPDDSFPGLCPYHGDCFEGLASGPAIVARWGDEPRNLAPAFRISAAEMEAHYVAEGLRNIVFVLAPEVIMVGGGASKIEGFLPAVRSRLQESLADYPGLPEHNDDSFVVAPGLGERSGVAGGFVLAAGALIIR; encoded by the coding sequence AGTGGTCCCGACGACATCGTCGCCGAGACCCGCATTCCGACGACCAGTCCTTCTGAGACGCTTGGCGAAGTGTTGGAATTCTTCTCTCGATATCCCGCGATGGAAGCCATGGGAGTTGCCTCGTTCGGCCCACTCGAATTGCGTCCCACTCACCCCAAGTTCGGGTTCATCACCTCGACGCCGAAGCCTGGCTGGTCCGACACAGATCTGGTTGGCGTGCTGGAAGAGGGTTTCGACATCCCTATCGGGATCGACACCGACGTCAATGGTGCTGCTCTGGCAGAGGGGACCTGGGGGGCGGCGGTCGGGTTCACCTCGTACGTATATCTCACCGTGGGAACTGGCGTGGGGGGTGGGGCCGTTCTCAACGGGAAGACCGTCCGCGGTCTCGTCCACCCCGAGATGGGCCATGTGTCGGTGAGACGCCATCCCGATGATAGTTTCCCTGGCTTGTGTCCTTACCATGGAGACTGTTTTGAAGGGCTCGCTTCTGGCCCGGCCATCGTTGCCAGATGGGGCGACGAACCCCGCAACCTGGCACCGGCCTTCCGGATATCGGCAGCTGAGATGGAGGCCCATTACGTCGCCGAAGGGCTTCGCAACATCGTGTTCGTGCTCGCCCCCGAGGTGATCATGGTTGGCGGTGGAGCGTCCAAGATTGAAGGGTTCCTACCGGCGGTCAGGTCCCGACTTCAAGAATCCCTGGCCGACTATCCCGGCCTGCCCGAACATAATGACGACAGCTTCGTCGTCGCTCCAGGTCTTGGAGAACGCTCAGGCGTGGCGGGAGGGTTTGTTCTCGCTGCCGGCGCCTTGATCATCCGGTGA
- the argS gene encoding arginine--tRNA ligase codes for MNVLTSLSAIFGEAFAAQNLDPAFGEVVVSGRPDLGQFQCNGALPAAKQAGRNPRDIAQAVVDYLQDRPELDELSLAGPGFINIVLNDRALVENASSMRTDRLGIDPVATPKRVLVDYGGPNVAKDMHVGHLRATIIGDSLTRIGKFVGHDVLGDAHFGDWGTQMGQVIVGIKERMPDLPYFDPTITDSYPNNSPVTMTDLQEIYPDISERAERDPDVAEAARLATLELQQGRAGYRALWEHLVAVSQASQRADFHDLGVDFDLWHGESTVHDLIEPLIDQLRTNGLALESDGALVVDVAEPGDKMEIPPLLLMKGDGAYLYTTTDVATLQMRMEELEREEVLYVVDARQALHFEQVFRVGRKAGLVPPETILEHIKFGTMNGPDGKPFQTRKGGVVKLRDLINMVAQAGLERLAESKVVEYSEQEQRKIARLVGLAALKFGELSNHRQSDYLFDLERFTSLVGKTGPYLQYAVVRTQSILREAKEAGWLPGDLIEPSVEAERRLMLELLRTPDVIDRAWSTRAPNHIAEFAYELAQQFNRFYEECHILREADLARKTSWLSLVELTGRTLTLLLDLLGIEVPDRM; via the coding sequence GACCTCGGTCAATTCCAGTGCAACGGTGCGCTCCCGGCCGCCAAGCAGGCCGGTCGCAATCCCAGGGACATCGCTCAGGCGGTGGTCGACTATCTGCAGGATCGACCCGAGTTGGACGAACTGAGCCTGGCCGGTCCCGGTTTTATCAACATCGTCCTCAACGACCGCGCCTTGGTCGAAAATGCCTCCTCGATGCGGACCGACCGACTGGGAATCGACCCCGTGGCAACCCCCAAACGAGTGCTGGTTGACTACGGGGGACCCAACGTCGCCAAGGACATGCACGTCGGGCACCTGCGCGCCACCATCATCGGTGACTCGCTCACCCGGATAGGAAAGTTCGTCGGTCATGACGTTTTGGGCGATGCCCATTTTGGCGACTGGGGCACCCAGATGGGCCAGGTGATCGTCGGCATCAAGGAACGGATGCCGGACCTCCCATACTTCGACCCGACCATCACCGACAGTTATCCCAACAACTCTCCGGTCACCATGACCGACCTTCAGGAGATCTATCCTGACATTTCGGAGCGGGCCGAACGCGACCCGGACGTAGCCGAAGCCGCTCGGCTGGCAACACTCGAACTGCAACAAGGCCGCGCCGGCTACCGGGCGCTTTGGGAACACCTCGTTGCGGTCTCGCAAGCTTCCCAGCGCGCCGACTTCCACGACCTTGGTGTCGACTTCGACCTGTGGCATGGAGAGTCAACGGTTCACGACCTCATCGAGCCACTCATCGATCAACTTAGGACCAATGGCCTGGCACTCGAATCGGACGGAGCGCTGGTCGTTGACGTCGCCGAACCAGGCGACAAGATGGAGATTCCTCCCCTGCTCCTGATGAAGGGCGATGGCGCCTATCTCTACACGACGACCGACGTAGCCACCCTGCAGATGCGCATGGAGGAACTCGAACGAGAAGAAGTGCTTTACGTGGTCGATGCCCGCCAAGCCCTGCACTTCGAACAAGTATTCCGGGTAGGACGCAAAGCCGGGCTGGTACCGCCCGAAACGATTCTTGAACACATCAAGTTCGGCACCATGAACGGTCCGGATGGCAAGCCCTTCCAAACCCGCAAGGGCGGAGTAGTCAAGCTTCGGGATCTCATCAACATGGTCGCCCAGGCAGGCTTGGAACGCCTCGCCGAATCGAAGGTGGTCGAATATTCGGAGCAGGAGCAAAGGAAGATTGCCCGCCTGGTCGGCCTGGCAGCTCTCAAGTTCGGCGAACTGTCCAACCATCGCCAGTCCGATTATCTATTCGACCTGGAGCGCTTCACGTCTCTGGTCGGCAAGACCGGCCCTTACCTCCAGTACGCGGTGGTACGAACCCAGTCGATTCTGCGAGAGGCCAAAGAGGCCGGGTGGCTACCGGGTGATCTCATTGAACCATCCGTTGAGGCAGAGCGGCGTCTCATGCTTGAGTTACTGCGCACTCCCGATGTCATTGACCGGGCGTGGTCGACCAGGGCACCGAACCACATCGCCGAGTTCGCCTATGAGCTTGCCCAGCAATTCAACCGGTTCTACGAGGAGTGCCACATATTGCGCGAGGCAGATCTGGCTCGCAAGACCTCGTGGTTGAGTCTCGTCGAACTGACCGGCCGGACCCTGACCTTGTTGCTTGACCTGCTCGGGATCGAAGTCCCCGACCGAATGTAG